Below is a window of Methanosphaera cuniculi DNA.
TTTTGAAGGTTGAATTGGTTATAGATATGTTTCCTTCATTAAAATTACATCCTCCCATATATTGTGCTTTGTTTTTTATGAAAGTAGAATTTCTTATATTTAGAATTGCATCTTCATGGTTTATGTTTGCTCCTCCATTATAACCTGCAGAATTATTTGTGAAGTTTGATTCTATTACATTCATAAATCCTTTGTTATTTTCATTTACTCCACTATAATTTCCATAGTTATTATTGAAAGTTGAATTTATAATTGATATTGTTCCATTATTATAATTTACTCCTCCTTCATATGCTGTGTTGTTGTTGAAAATTGAGTTAAATATATTCATAGAACCAACGTTTGTATTTACTCCTCCAAATTCTGCATTATTTCTGTTAAATGTTGAGTTAGCTATGTTCATAATTCCATGGTTATAATTTACTCCTCCACATTCTGCATTGTTGTTTTTGAATGTTGAGTTTGTTATTATTGTTCTTCCTTCATTGAAGATTACAGATCCATTTGTTGAGTTACAGTTTTGTATTATCATATTTTCCAGAATTAAGGTATATCCATTTGTTATTGTTATGAATTGTTTCTGGTTTTGTCCATCTATTGTTATATTGTTTGCTTTTATTGTTAGTGTTTTTGTTGTGTGTGTTGTGTTTCCCCAGTTTATTGTTTCTGTTATATTGTAGTTTCCAGGATTTAGTGTTATTATTTCTTCATGGTTTGTTGATGTTGTTTTGATTTCTTCAATTTTGTTATATAGTTGTGTGTAATTGTTTACTGTTGAGTCTTTTTTAGTTATTTTTTTATCTTCATATTTTGTATTAATTTTTTTTTGTATTGTTATTTTTAATTGGATTATTTTGTATAATATCATTAATGTTGTGTATATTTTCTTGTTGGATAGTTGATGTTTCATTTATGTCTGTTGCATTTATTGAAGTTATTGTTATAAGAACTGATATTATTATTAATCCAATTAATAAAAATTTTGAATTTCTTGATTTTATCATTTGATCAAATCCATTAGAAAAAAATAAAATATTTTTTTTCTAAGTTTTATTTCTTATATTAATTTTTTATAGCTATTTTAATTAATAAAAATTATTCTTAGATCTTAGATCTTTTATAAAAAATTAATTTTATCTTCTCTTTTTTTTTCAAATAATGGTTTTTATTATTTATTAATTATAATCATGTTTATATAGTGGTGCTTTTATAATATTGAAATATAAAATAAAAAGTATTAGGAGGGATGTGGCTATGGAGATTTCAGATTATAGACGTAAAGAAATTAGTAGTATTCTAATGATTGTAGTGGGTATTGTTTTACTACTTTGTCCTAGCTTTATTTTAGCTGTTGGATATGTTCTTGGTGCTATTGTTTTAATTCTGGCTGCTATTCTTTTCATTTATGGTATTAGTCAGATTGGATCTTCTCCAGTTACTGGTATTGTTTCGATTCTAGTTTCCATTCTTGGTTTTATCTTTGGATGGGCTTTATTATTTAGTCCAGTTCTGGTAATTACCATATTTAGTGCTATAGTTTATCTTATTGGTATTATCTTTATCATTTTGGGTATTGCTAATATTATTACTTCTGCTTTCTTTGCACCATTTAGTTTACTTGGTTTAGTAGGTATTTTATTTGGTATTGCATTTATTGTTGTAGGTATATTTATTGGTAATGTTTATATTCTTGCAGCTATTTTAGGTATTTGGCTTATTATTGCTGGTGTATTATCTCTTATATCAGATAAAAATGAGACTTATGTTGAAGTTAATGCATATAGACTTGGCAGATAAAAAAAAATTATTTTAGATAAACTTGAAAATTAGAAAAAGAGATTTTTTATTAAATAAAGAATGGAGGGGATTAATTAAAAAAAGGAGTTATTCCTCTCTTTTTTTATTTTTTACTTTTTTTTAGAATACATATTCTATACTATGACTTACACATTCAACTTTATTTCCATGTTCATCTGTTTTTGTTTCACCTTGAAGCATGTTAAAATATTCTTGTTGAAGTGGAGTTAATTCTTTAGTTTCTTCATAACTTATGATATGAGTATGTTTTCGATCTTGCATTACTATATCATATATTTTTTCAAATGCTACGTAGCATATTGAGTATTCTATATCATCTATTATTAGTACTGTGTTTTCAAATAGTATTGCATCAAATAGGTATAATTCTTCTATTGTATTTAGATTTTCTTCATCTTTTTCTATTACACTCATTTTAATTTCTACTCTCCCTTTTTTTATTAAGAATTTTTTTTGTGGATATATTTTTATATATTGTTTTTGATAATTAGATATATTTATAAAAAAAATAAAAAATATGATAGGATTGAATTTAAGATGACATATGGTGATAAAAGTATTGTTGAAATTATAGGTGATGATGAATATCCTTTATGTGAAATGTTTAATAAACTTATTAGTCGGATTGATTCTAAAACATCAAATGTAGTAAAACAAATTAATGATGATGAGATAATATATTCTAATCGTAATATGGAGTTTGCTAAGATAATACCAGAAGAGGATCATGTAAAGGTTATTGTTGAAGTTCCATATGATCGTATTATTGATTTATCAGGTAGATGTAGTGTTGAAAAGTTTGCTGGATATAATGAGACAGATCTTGTATCTTTTAATATTACAAATCAGATGGATATGCAGTATGCTGTAAGTATGTATGATCAGGCATATACTTATGTTAAAAGATTAAAACTTTAGAAAAATTATTTTTTATATTTTGGGAGGGATTATTTTTTTTATGAATGAAGTAAATAAATTAATTAACAAAATAAAAGATAAAGAACTTAAAAAAGAAGAAGATGAACGTAAGAAAAAACAAGAAGAAAACTCTGATGATTAAATAAAAAAAAGAGAGGGAATACTTCTTTCCTCCCCATATTATTATTTAGAAAAAGATTATTTTTTTATATAAAAAAAAAGTTTATTATACCTAGAGTAGGTTGTTATATTTATTAGTAATTATTTAAAAAAAAAGTTAAAAAAAAGAGTTTTAAATAGTTAGCGCCGTCGACAGGACTTGAACCTGTGACCAATCGGTTAACAGCCGAACGCTCTACCTACTGAGCCACGACGGCATCACACTCTATATTATAATATTATTATCATCATATATATACTTTTCGGTTTAAAACAATGAAAATTAACTTTCATTAAAAAAAGGTAGAATTTACAAACATCCATAAAGAAAAAAAAATATCATTAATATATAAACATAAAATAATTAAAATTATTAGAAAAAATTTGTTATTAAAAATAAATATATAGAAATAGGGGTTTAAGTATCCAGTTTATGATCTTACAATCCTTATAAATTGTATTTTAAGATCATTTTTCTTAGAAAGTCTTTTCTTAATATCATAGTTTATTACATCCATTGTAAAAATTATTTTATTCTTATTTTAAAGGTAATATAATTTTACCTGTTCACTAATAATAATATATACTCTATTTTATTTATAGTTTTAAAAGCAAGTATGCTAAACAATGTACAAAAAAAACAAGAAATTATAGAATATAGTCTAAAAATATTAAAAAAAATACAGCTAAATTAATAAAATTACTAATTGATGAAAAATTTATAAAAAAATACATAATATAAAAATTAAAAAATAAAAAAATAAGTAAAAATTAAACAATATCTAATGTAAAAATATTATATCCAAGATTCCATAATAAACTTATAATCAGAATCATTATGAGATATTTTTATTCTATCATTTTCAACATCAACAAGATCACCATTAGGTGTTTTTATAATATATGCTGGTGTTAATCTTGGATCAATATTAAATATCGTATAATCTTTATATCCTTCACGACTTAAAAGATTTATAAATGATTTAAGACGATCTTTATATTTAAAATCTTTTTGAAGTTTACATCCATCCTCATTAACATATTCAACAATTACTTTTTTTCCAATTTCATCTGAAAACTTATTAAACATGCGTTCTTTTTTATATTTATTTGTTTTTGATTTCTGTTTTTTAAGTACCTGTTTTGTGTTTCTAAGTTTATCTGCTATTATATTATACGTATTTTTTAATTTTGTTATGAAATTATGTGTATAATAGGATGTTTTATAAATAATATTTTGTAAATTGATATGATCAAGAATTTTCCATATTACAGATAGAACAAATGATGGTGCTTTAATTGTCTTGTTTTTTCGTATTAACATTGAAAAACCATCAAGAATAAAGATAAAAAATACAATAAATCTAAACATTCCAAGGGTAAATAAGTTTATTATCATAGATAGTATAGACCATTGAAAAATAAATGAAA
It encodes the following:
- a CDS encoding DUF308 domain-containing protein, encoding MEISDYRRKEISSILMIVVGIVLLLCPSFILAVGYVLGAIVLILAAILFIYGISQIGSSPVTGIVSILVSILGFIFGWALLFSPVLVITIFSAIVYLIGIIFIILGIANIITSAFFAPFSLLGLVGILFGIAFIVVGIFIGNVYILAAILGIWLIIAGVLSLISDKNETYVEVNAYRLGR